Within Candidatus Desulfatibia profunda, the genomic segment AACCGCATGAGTCAGCGCTGCGGCCACCGGATGTTGCGGCAGGCGCACGCCGATTTTGCCGGTGCCGGCGGTCAGATTGGCCGGCAAAGTTTCTTTGGCCCTAAATACGATGGTGATATCCCCCGGCCAGAAGCGCTCGATAATCCGCAGGGCAGTTGCCGGCACATCGCGCACCAGCAGGTCCAAAGCTTTTTGTCGATGTATCAATATCGAAACCGGCTTATGATACGGTCGTTGTTTGATTGTAAAGACCCGGTCAACTGCGTCGGTATTGAAAGCGTCCGCCCCTAGTCCGTAAAGGTAGCGCGTAGGGAACAATACGATTCCGCCGCTTTTTATCACCCGTCCGGCTTTGTTAATGATATCCGGCTGAGGGTTCAGCGAGTTGATTTTTATAATTTTATTGATTGATTGTGAGCTGTTGTGCTTTTTGTGCAACGTCTTCTGCAATCTCCTTTTTAAATACTTCCAGCCGGTTGGCGAGTTTTGGATCTGAAAGGGCGAGAATCTGGGCTGCCAGAATACCTGCGTTGTGTGCGCCGGGTTTGCCGATGGACACGGTGGCGACCGGAACACCCGGAGGCATCTGAACCGTGGAAAGGAGTGCATCGAGTCCCTGGAGGCAGGAAGAATCGATAGGTACTCCGATGACCGGGAGCGATGTATATGCCGCCATGGTTCCTGCCAGGTGCGCGGCATGCCCGGCACCGGCCACGATAACCTTTATTCCGCGCGCACGGGCTGAAGATGCGAATTCAGCGGCCCGTTGGGGACTCCTGTGTGCTGATGCGACCGTCATTTCAAAAGGAATTTGAAACTGTTCCAAAACT encodes:
- a CDS encoding threonylcarbamoyl-AMP synthase; the protein is MNKIIKINSLNPQPDIINKAGRVIKSGGIVLFPTRYLYGLGADAFNTDAVDRVFTIKQRPYHKPVSILIHRQKALDLLVRDVPATALRIIERFWPGDITIVFRAKETLPANLTAGTGKIGVRLPQHPVAAALTHAVQGPITATSANLTGRGGCARISDLDPLVADKLDLILDAGLLEGGIGSTVIDVTTDPPVVLREGAIPSSDIWAVLDRP
- the purE gene encoding 5-(carboxyamino)imidazole ribonucleotide mutase — encoded protein: MGSDSDLKIMQATATVLEQFQIPFEMTVASAHRSPQRAAEFASSARARGIKVIVAGAGHAAHLAGTMAAYTSLPVIGVPIDSSCLQGLDALLSTVQMPPGVPVATVSIGKPGAHNAGILAAQILALSDPKLANRLEVFKKEIAEDVAQKAQQLTINQ